The [Actinobacillus] rossii genome contains a region encoding:
- the hyaA gene encoding hydrogenase 2 small subunit, translating to MQRYDDLFSALTDVSRRDFMKLCTAMAATMGLSANASAEMTDALTSPQRPPVIWIGAQECTGCTESLLRATHPTVENLVLDLISLEYHEVLSAAFGEQAEENKHNAMHKYKGQYILVVDGSIPVKDDGIYCMIAGKPVLQHIKEAAKDALAIIAIGSCAAWGGVPSVGGNPTGARSLAEILPGMPVINIPGCPPNPHNFLATVAYIMTYKKLPGMDKLNRPLFAYDRLIHENCYRRPHFDAGRFAREYGDYGHRHGWCLYHLGCKGPETYGNCSILEFCDVGGNNWPVGIGHPCCGCNEKGIGFTKGIFQLATVENPTPRVDKPNVNMTEGGGISKTAVGLLGGAAGILLGVSVMTLRSLNTQRQPQQAQSDTQNKTQE from the coding sequence ATGCAGCGATACGACGATTTGTTTTCGGCTCTTACCGATGTTTCCCGTCGAGATTTTATGAAACTTTGCACCGCAATGGCGGCGACGATGGGTTTGAGTGCCAACGCAAGCGCGGAAATGACCGATGCGCTAACTAGCCCACAGCGTCCACCTGTAATTTGGATTGGTGCACAAGAATGTACGGGTTGTACGGAATCTTTATTACGTGCAACTCACCCAACAGTAGAAAATCTAGTATTAGATTTAATCTCTTTAGAATATCACGAAGTGCTTTCTGCCGCTTTTGGCGAACAGGCAGAAGAGAATAAGCACAACGCAATGCATAAATACAAAGGTCAATACATTTTAGTTGTCGATGGTTCAATTCCAGTAAAAGATGATGGTATCTATTGTATGATTGCTGGCAAGCCAGTTTTACAACATATCAAAGAAGCCGCTAAGGATGCATTAGCAATTATCGCCATTGGTTCTTGTGCTGCTTGGGGCGGAGTACCTTCGGTTGGTGGTAACCCGACTGGTGCGCGTAGTTTAGCTGAAATCTTACCTGGAATGCCTGTTATCAATATTCCTGGTTGCCCACCAAATCCCCATAACTTCTTGGCAACGGTTGCCTATATCATGACATATAAAAAATTACCTGGTATGGATAAATTAAATCGACCACTCTTCGCTTATGATCGCTTAATTCACGAAAACTGTTATCGCCGACCGCACTTTGATGCAGGACGTTTTGCTCGTGAATATGGTGACTACGGTCATCGCCATGGTTGGTGTTTATATCACCTTGGCTGTAAAGGTCCTGAGACTTACGGTAACTGTTCTATTCTCGAATTTTGTGATGTAGGTGGTAATAACTGGCCGGTGGGAATTGGTCATCCTTGCTGTGGCTGTAATGAGAAAGGAATTGGTTTTACTAAAGGTATTTTCCAACTCGCTACTGTAGAAAATCCAACACCACGCGTAGATAAACCTAATGTCAATATGACAGAAGGTGGTGGAATTTCTAAAACCGCTGTTGGTTTGCTCGGTGGTGCGGCAGGTATCTTACTTGGGGTTAGTGTAATGACATTACGTAGTCTAAATACGCAACGTCAACCCCAACAAGCACAGTCAGATACACAGAACAAGACACAGGAATAG
- the hybA2 gene encoding hydrogenase 2 protein HybA produces the protein MDRRKFLKVGICGGLVSGLTPVVANAAAENRARIPTAVGMLYDSTLCVGCQACVAECQNLNKTAVNPQGEQTWSNNDKLSPFTRNIIQVWTDGEGKYKDQPQNGYAYIKKQCMHCVEPNCVTACPVQALTKNPKTGIVGYDPDICTGCRYCMVACPFNVPKYDYNNPFGEISKCELCNQKGLERIDKGENPGCCHVCPTGAIIYGNYNDLLAEAKRRLTLLRGTDYNYPRQTVDSKDTYKAKVPLYYQHIYGETEGGGTQVLVISGVPHENLELPKLDELATGARAANVQHTLYRGMILPLAALAGLTAMTYRSLHADKIEAAKKEWKLAREQMRAEEEKEDHHG, from the coding sequence ATGGATAGACGTAAATTTCTCAAAGTAGGAATCTGCGGCGGACTGGTTTCTGGACTTACACCAGTTGTGGCTAACGCTGCGGCAGAAAACCGTGCGCGTATTCCGACGGCTGTTGGTATGCTGTATGACTCTACCCTTTGTGTTGGTTGTCAAGCTTGTGTAGCAGAATGTCAAAACTTAAACAAAACTGCCGTGAATCCACAAGGTGAGCAAACGTGGTCAAATAATGACAAATTATCACCATTTACTCGCAATATTATTCAGGTGTGGACTGATGGCGAAGGGAAATACAAAGATCAACCACAAAACGGTTATGCATACATAAAAAAACAATGTATGCACTGTGTGGAACCAAACTGTGTTACAGCTTGCCCTGTTCAAGCACTGACAAAAAATCCTAAGACCGGTATTGTGGGTTATGATCCCGATATTTGCACAGGTTGCCGTTATTGTATGGTCGCTTGTCCATTTAATGTGCCCAAATATGATTATAACAATCCATTTGGTGAAATTAGCAAATGTGAACTTTGTAATCAGAAAGGCTTGGAGCGTATTGATAAAGGCGAAAATCCAGGTTGTTGCCACGTTTGCCCAACGGGTGCAATTATTTACGGTAATTACAATGATTTACTCGCTGAAGCTAAACGTCGTTTAACCTTATTACGTGGTACAGACTATAATTATCCACGTCAAACTGTAGATAGCAAAGATACCTATAAAGCCAAAGTGCCACTATATTACCAACATATTTATGGTGAAACAGAAGGCGGTGGCACTCAGGTATTAGTTATCAGCGGTGTACCTCATGAAAATTTAGAATTACCTAAATTAGATGAATTAGCAACTGGAGCAAGAGCAGCAAATGTACAACATACGTTGTACAGAGGAATGATTTTGCCTTTAGCTGCCTTAGCGGGTTTAACTGCAATGACTTATCGTAGTTTACATGCTGATAAGATTGAAGCAGCTAAAAAAGAATGGAAATTAGCTCGAGAACAAATGCGGGCAGAAGAAGAGAAGGAGGATCACCATGGCTAA
- the cytB gene encoding putative hydrogenase 2 b cytochrome subunit: MAKARPLGGRLISIPILVFAPLAVICGLLILRRLVFGIGSVTDLNGGYPWGLWIGFDLLVGTGLACGGWALAWTVYIFNKGKYHPLVRPALLASLFGYTLGGLSITIDMGRYWHLPYFFLPGQFNTSSVLFETAACMTVYIGVVTLEFAPVILGYFGLKKWFDKVNKIMFFLVALGALLPMMHQSSMGSLMIVAGHKLHPVWQSYEMLPVFSLFTAFIMGFSIVIFEGSLVKAGLAGKAPDERHLFTRLARIAAVLIGLFVLLRFGELYYNNKLHYIMQGDFYSVMFWLEVGILSLPTFTLFFGRKFYDSRWLFVSALCMIGGSALWRLNYSIVMFEPGMGYDYFPSAEELLISIGFISIEICAYIFIVRLFPVLPVFKEVQEENNIQHGVKA; this comes from the coding sequence ATGGCTAAAGCACGTCCTCTTGGTGGTCGTTTAATATCAATCCCGATATTAGTATTTGCACCACTTGCTGTTATCTGTGGTCTATTAATATTACGTCGCTTAGTTTTTGGTATCGGCTCCGTGACGGATCTAAATGGCGGTTATCCGTGGGGGTTATGGATCGGTTTTGACCTATTGGTTGGGACTGGATTAGCCTGTGGCGGTTGGGCATTGGCTTGGACAGTTTATATATTTAATAAAGGGAAATACCATCCACTAGTTCGTCCAGCTTTATTAGCAAGTCTGTTTGGTTATACTTTAGGCGGTCTTTCAATCACCATTGATATGGGTCGCTATTGGCATTTACCGTACTTCTTCCTACCAGGACAATTCAATACATCATCAGTTTTATTCGAAACTGCTGCTTGTATGACAGTGTATATTGGGGTCGTCACCTTAGAATTTGCACCTGTGATTTTAGGTTATTTTGGTTTGAAAAAATGGTTCGACAAAGTCAATAAAATTATGTTCTTCTTAGTGGCACTTGGCGCATTGTTACCAATGATGCACCAATCATCAATGGGTTCTTTGATGATTGTTGCAGGGCACAAACTGCACCCAGTGTGGCAAAGCTATGAAATGTTGCCCGTATTCTCTCTGTTTACAGCCTTTATTATGGGATTTTCCATTGTAATATTTGAGGGGTCATTAGTAAAAGCAGGTTTAGCTGGCAAAGCCCCTGACGAACGTCACTTATTTACTCGCTTAGCGAGAATTGCTGCTGTTCTAATTGGTTTGTTTGTTTTACTTCGTTTCGGTGAATTGTATTACAACAACAAATTGCATTACATTATGCAAGGTGATTTCTATTCAGTAATGTTCTGGTTGGAAGTGGGTATTCTGTCTTTACCAACATTTACTTTATTTTTCGGACGTAAATTCTATGACAGTCGTTGGTTATTCGTATCCGCACTTTGTATGATTGGTGGTTCCGCATTATGGCGACTAAATTATTCTATTGTTATGTTCGAGCCAGGTATGGGATATGATTATTTCCCATCAGCAGAAGAACTATTAATTTCCATTGGTTTTATTTCTATTGAAATTTGCGCTTATATTTTCATTGTTCGCTTGTTCCCGGTATTGCCGGTATTTAAAGAAGTACAAGAAGAGAACAACATACAACACGGAGTGAAAGCATGA
- the hyaB gene encoding hydrogenase 2 large subunit, whose translation MTNKQRITIDPITRIEGHLRIDCEIEDGKVTNAWSSGTMWRGMENIVQGSDPRDAWMIMQRICGVCTTVHAIASVRAVEDAIGAKVPLNAQYIRNMILAAHSMHDHIVHFYQLSAMDWVDITSALEADPEKAAEMLKGVSTWSLNSANEFRNVQNKLKSLVASGQLGIFANGYFGHPSMKLPPEVNLIAVAHYLQALECQRDANRVVALLGSKTPHIQNLAIGGVANPINLDSQAVLNLERLMFVKSCIDKLNDFVNQVYKVDTAVIAAYYPEWLQLGKTSRNYLSVPEYPLNEDNSEFVLSGGYIENGDLSTFRNIAHHKDDFLRKGIKESGKHAWYEDDEALEPWAGLTRPKYTGWQEDGKYSWVKAPSFYGKVVEVGPLAYLMCALASKDKLTLKHFNEVGGLYQTLTGKALSVDDLHSTLGRIIGRTVHCCVLNDILVQQWQLLIDNIGRGDTVAYLKADIPSQGEFKGVSFNEVPRGMLSHWVVIKDGKIANYQAVVPSTWNSGPRNQDDALGPYELSLIGTPVADPKKPLEVVRTIHSFDPCMSCAVHVINTETNEVTEVKVL comes from the coding sequence ATGACAAACAAACAACGTATTACTATCGACCCGATTACCCGCATTGAAGGGCATTTACGTATCGATTGCGAGATTGAAGACGGCAAAGTAACAAATGCTTGGTCATCTGGCACAATGTGGCGCGGTATGGAAAATATCGTACAAGGTAGCGACCCGCGTGATGCCTGGATGATCATGCAACGTATTTGCGGCGTTTGTACTACAGTACATGCTATAGCAAGTGTTCGTGCTGTAGAAGATGCTATCGGCGCTAAAGTACCGCTGAATGCACAATATATCCGCAATATGATTTTAGCTGCGCATTCTATGCACGATCATATCGTACATTTCTATCAACTCTCTGCGATGGACTGGGTCGATATTACTTCAGCGTTAGAAGCAGATCCAGAAAAAGCGGCTGAAATGTTAAAAGGCGTTTCTACTTGGTCACTCAATAGCGCAAATGAATTTCGTAATGTACAAAATAAATTAAAAAGTTTAGTTGCCAGTGGTCAATTAGGTATCTTCGCCAATGGTTATTTCGGACATCCTTCGATGAAACTTCCACCAGAAGTAAACTTAATCGCAGTTGCCCATTATTTACAGGCGTTAGAATGCCAACGCGATGCCAATCGTGTAGTCGCATTACTCGGTAGTAAAACACCGCATATTCAAAACTTGGCTATTGGTGGCGTAGCAAATCCAATTAACTTAGATTCTCAGGCTGTCTTAAATTTAGAGCGCTTAATGTTTGTAAAAAGTTGCATTGATAAATTAAATGATTTCGTCAACCAAGTTTATAAAGTGGATACCGCCGTTATTGCCGCTTATTACCCAGAATGGCTGCAACTAGGAAAAACGTCACGTAATTATTTATCCGTACCTGAATACCCATTGAATGAAGATAATAGCGAATTTGTTTTATCTGGTGGCTATATTGAAAATGGAGATCTTTCTACTTTCCGTAATATCGCACATCATAAAGATGACTTTTTACGCAAAGGCATCAAAGAAAGTGGCAAACATGCTTGGTATGAAGACGATGAAGCCCTTGAACCTTGGGCTGGTTTAACCCGTCCGAAATATACCGGATGGCAAGAAGATGGGAAATATTCTTGGGTAAAAGCCCCTTCTTTCTACGGCAAAGTAGTAGAAGTTGGTCCATTAGCTTATCTCATGTGTGCATTGGCAAGTAAAGATAAATTGACATTGAAACATTTCAATGAAGTAGGTGGCTTATACCAAACCTTAACTGGCAAAGCGTTGAGTGTGGATGACTTACATTCCACTTTAGGACGTATTATCGGACGGACTGTACATTGTTGCGTATTAAACGATATTCTCGTCCAACAATGGCAATTGTTAATTGATAATATTGGACGAGGCGATACCGTTGCTTACTTAAAGGCGGATATTCCATCACAAGGTGAATTCAAAGGTGTAAGTTTTAATGAAGTTCCACGCGGTATGTTATCGCACTGGGTAGTAATTAAAGACGGAAAAATTGCTAATTACCAAGCTGTTGTACCATCCACTTGGAACTCTGGTCCACGTAACCAAGACGATGCATTAGGTCCTTATGAACTTTCATTAATCGGTACACCAGTTGCTGATCCTAAAAAACCATTGGAAGTTGTCCGCACTATTCACTCATTTGACCCTTGTATGTCTTGTGCGGTACATGTCATCAACACAGAAACTAATGAAGTGACTGAAGTAAAGGTATTATAA
- the hybD gene encoding hydrogenase 2 maturation endopeptidase: MKPLILGVGNILLSDEGIGVRVAQELEKHPNFAPHFDVIDGGTCGMELLDSIAHCSHLIIIDAVLANKAAGEIIVLYDEQIPTFFSRKISPHQLGICDVLSALKLTDELPKHVCLIGVQPESLEPGIGLSDKIQAVFPAIFANLAQQLSNYGFTDPAMLKELQDV, encoded by the coding sequence ATGAAGCCATTGATCTTAGGTGTTGGCAATATTTTATTGAGTGATGAAGGTATTGGTGTGCGTGTAGCGCAAGAATTGGAAAAACACCCAAATTTTGCACCGCACTTTGATGTTATTGATGGCGGCACTTGTGGTATGGAGTTATTGGATTCTATTGCTCATTGTAGCCATCTGATTATCATTGATGCTGTACTTGCGAATAAAGCGGCTGGGGAAATTATTGTTCTGTATGACGAACAAATCCCTACTTTTTTTTCGCGAAAGATTTCACCACACCAACTGGGCATTTGTGATGTGCTATCTGCATTAAAATTAACTGACGAACTTCCTAAACACGTCTGTTTAATTGGTGTTCAGCCAGAATCTTTAGAACCGGGGATCGGTTTGAGTGATAAAATTCAAGCTGTTTTTCCTGCTATTTTTGCGAACTTAGCACAACAACTAAGTAATTATGGTTTTACTGATCCTGCTATGTTAAAGGAATTGCAAGATGTATAG
- the hybE gene encoding hydrogenase-2 operon protein HybE, giving the protein MYRYPETESEKTALSVISGFIDNPSKLFCSEMKKVAENMQDLSFYRHDIPCFTPNFVLFEGQWVGTVLTPWMISIVVLPGPNQQWEVRTIGDKLGLQLPYKTITFTVSSVESVPQYLSSSLLSPLDAQLTAEQAVQLTKDCLTMLLSLPVQQQAPDLNKRHIFRAMLK; this is encoded by the coding sequence ATGTATAGATATCCGGAAACAGAGTCAGAAAAAACCGCACTTTCTGTTATATCGGGTTTCATTGATAATCCGAGTAAATTATTTTGCTCAGAAATGAAGAAAGTTGCCGAAAATATGCAGGATCTGTCATTTTATCGTCACGATATTCCTTGCTTCACCCCTAATTTTGTATTATTTGAAGGTCAATGGGTCGGCACGGTACTGACGCCTTGGATGATAAGTATTGTCGTATTGCCTGGTCCAAACCAACAATGGGAAGTTCGCACTATCGGTGATAAACTGGGTTTACAGTTACCATATAAAACAATTACGTTTACGGTCAGTAGTGTGGAATCGGTGCCACAATATTTAAGCAGTTCTTTACTTTCTCCACTGGATGCTCAGTTAACAGCTGAACAAGCGGTTCAATTAACAAAAGATTGTTTAACTATGTTGCTCTCCTTACCTGTGCAACAGCAAGCGCCGGATTTAAATAAACGCCATATTTTCCGTGCGATGCTCAAATAA
- the hypA gene encoding hydrogenase nickel incorporation protein HybF, which translates to MHEMSLCQNIMQILEKECEKHDVKQITDLWLEIGALSCVEKSSLEFCFDISCRNTIAEGCQLHFIDVPAQAWCWDCHKIVELTAMQETCPHCGGSHFQMQQGNDLRIKEIAVK; encoded by the coding sequence ATGCATGAAATGTCATTGTGCCAGAACATAATGCAAATTCTTGAAAAAGAATGTGAAAAGCATGATGTTAAACAGATCACAGATTTATGGTTAGAAATTGGTGCTTTATCTTGTGTGGAAAAATCTTCTTTGGAATTTTGCTTTGACATTAGCTGTAGAAATACTATAGCAGAAGGTTGCCAGTTACATTTTATTGATGTGCCAGCGCAAGCGTGGTGTTGGGATTGTCACAAAATAGTAGAATTGACAGCTATGCAAGAAACTTGTCCCCATTGTGGTGGTTCACATTTCCAGATGCAGCAAGGTAATGATTTACGGATTAAAGAAATCGCCGTGAAATAG